From a single Silene latifolia isolate original U9 population chromosome 6, ASM4854445v1, whole genome shotgun sequence genomic region:
- the LOC141587690 gene encoding heat shock cognate 70 kDa protein-like has product MGNNNEEWPVIGIDLGTTYSCVGIWQHERVEIITNDQGNRTTPSWVAFTETERLIGEAAENQGRINPTNTIFDAKRLIGRRFNDEMVQKDMKLWPFKVIAGPDYGQDKKPLVMVTYMGEEKQFTAEEISAMILMKMKDTAEAYLGMPVNNAVVTVPAYFNDSQRQATKDAAAIASLNVVRIINEPTAAAIAYGLDKKGLLESDNSKKNVLIFDLGGGTFDVSLVSIQKDIFEVKAVGGDAHLGGNDFDNRMVTHFVEEFQRKHNIDLSQNPRALGRLKAACERAKRALSTTAQTTIELDCLSGGIDFSSIVTRARFDKLNVDLFKKCIAPIQQCLSDADISGNDVHDIVLVGGSTRIPKVQQLLQDFFDGKELSRSINPDEAVAYGAAVHAGILCGATSKGMVLVDVTPLSLGVEVGSGNMSVVIPRNTTIPTRQERIYGALHTKKRMYGGTDNDCRASVLEIPVYEGERLKAQDNNFLGVFELSGIAPSNNGSSSLINVCFEIDDNGILNVSAEDTSSGNRSEIRITNRSRLTKTEMDRMTNEAEEDKAQDKKHEKMVKAKNTLEDYANDIWEKLSNCGKKIGANDKKTIMDAIQKIFEWLDWNSDQVLDAGKYVEKLEEIELLCKPFISKLR; this is encoded by the exons ATGGGTAACAATAATGAAGAATGGCCAGTTATAGGAATCGATCTAGGGACGACGTATTCATGCGTTGGAATATGGCAGCATGAGCGTGTTGAGATAATCACTAATGATCAAGGCAACAGAACCACTCCGTCTTGGGTTGCATTCACCGAAACCGAGAGGCTTATTGGTGAAGCCGCTGAGAATCAAGGCCGCATCAACCCTACTAACACCATCTTTG ATGCAAAACGGCTGATTGGTAGGAGATTTAATGATGAAATGGTACAGAAGGACATGAAGTTGTGGCCATTTAAGGTCATTGCTGGTCCTGATTATGGTCAAGATAAGAAACCACTTGTAATGGTAACCTACATGGGAGAAGAGAAGCAATTCACTGCTGAGGAGATTTCTGCTATGATCCTCATGAAAATGAAGGATACTGCCGAAGCGTATCTAGGCATGCCAGTTAACAATGCTGTTGTTACAGTTCCTGCCTACTTCAATGACTCTCAGCGCCAAGCAACAAAAGATGCTGCTGCCATTGCGTCTCTCAACGTGGTGCGCATCATTAATGAACCCACGGCAGCGGCCATTGCCTATGGTCTAGACAAGAAGGGATTATTAGAGAGTGACAATTCCAAAAAGAATGTGTTGATCTTTGATCTTGGTGGTGGGACTTTTGATGTCTCTTTGGTCTCTATTCAAAAGGATATCTTTGAAGTGAAGGCAGTGGGTGGGGATGCCCACCTCGGCGGTAATGATTTTGATAATAGAATGGTTACTCATTTTGTGGAAGAGTTTCAGAGAAAACACAATATAGATTTGAGTCAGAATCCTAGGGCTCTCGGACGATTGAAGGCAGCTTGTGAAAGAGCCAAAAGAGCCCTCTCAACAACAGCACAAACAACTATTGAACTCGATTGCCTTTCTGGTGGAATTGATTTTAGCTCAATTGTAACTCGTGCTCGttttgataagttgaatgttgaTCTATTTAAGAAGTGCATTGCCCCCATTCAGCAATGTTTGAGTGATGCTGATATCAGCGGAAATGATGTTCATGATATCGTCCTTGTTGGTGGTTCGACTCGCATACCTAAGGTCCAGCAGTTGTTGCAAGACTTCTTTGATGGAAAGGAGCTCTCAAGAAGCATCAATCCCGATGAGGCTGTTGCATATGGGGCTGCAGTCCACGCCGGGATATTATGTGGTGCAACCAGCAAAGGTATGGTTCTTGTGGATGTTACTCCCTTATCCCTTGGTGTTGAGGTGGGTTCCGGGAACATGTCTGTCGTTATCCCGAGAAATACAACTATTCCAACGAGACAAGAGCGTATCTATGGAGCCTTGCATACTAAGAAGCGTATGTATGGAGGTACTGATAACGACTGTCGGGCATCTGTTTTGGAAATCCCTGTCTATGAGGGTGAGAGACTTAAAGCCCAAGACAACAATTTTCTGGGAGTCTTTGAGCTTTCTGGCATTGCCCCGTCTAATAATGGATCTTCTAGCTTGATTAATGTTTGTTTCGAGATCGACGATAATGGGATTTTGAACGTATCAGCGGAGGACACCAGCTCTGGCAACAGGAGTGAAATTAGGATCACCAACCGCAGTAGGCTTACAAAGACAGAGATGGATAGAATGACGAATGAGGCGGAAGAGGACAAAGCACAAGACAAGAAGCATGAGAAAATGGTGAAAGCCAAGAACACATTAGAGGACTATGCCAATGACATATGGGAAAAGCTTAGCAATTGTGGGAAGAAGATTGGAGCTAATGACAAGAAAACGATAATGGATGCGATACAGAAAATATTTGAGTGGTTAGATTGGAACTCTGACCAAGTACTTGATGCAGGAAAGTATGTGGAGAAGCTAGAAGAAATTGAATTATTATGCAAGCCTTTTATTTCTAAGTTGCGCTGA